The following coding sequences are from one Terriglobales bacterium window:
- the sdhB gene encoding succinate dehydrogenase iron-sulfur subunit has translation MAQNPKTVIIKIKRQASPNSEPYWEEFSLPWKPGMNVISAMMDIAANPVTRGGKPSRPITYDSNCLEEVCGSCAMRINGRARMACSALIDKLEQPVRLEPLSKFPVIRDLAVDRSVLFENLKRVKAWVPVDGTYDLGPGPRQTPRQQEQAYPLSRCISCCCCMEVCPQFNDKTNFVGAATIAQVRLFNTHPTGAALKEDRLHALMGDGGIQECGYAQNCVEVCPKDIPLTNAISEVSGQVMKQAIKDLFTG, from the coding sequence TGAGCCTTACTGGGAAGAGTTTTCTTTGCCTTGGAAGCCGGGTATGAATGTGATCTCGGCAATGATGGATATCGCCGCGAATCCTGTGACTCGAGGGGGGAAACCCTCGCGTCCGATTACCTACGATTCAAACTGTCTCGAGGAAGTCTGCGGCTCTTGCGCGATGCGCATTAATGGCCGCGCTCGCATGGCATGCTCTGCTCTGATCGACAAATTGGAGCAACCGGTCAGGCTCGAGCCGCTCTCGAAATTTCCCGTAATACGTGACCTTGCTGTCGATCGTTCAGTTCTCTTCGAGAACTTGAAAAGAGTTAAGGCGTGGGTTCCTGTTGATGGAACCTACGATCTGGGGCCCGGACCAAGACAGACGCCTCGTCAGCAGGAGCAGGCTTATCCGCTATCGAGATGTATTTCATGCTGCTGCTGCATGGAGGTGTGCCCGCAGTTCAACGACAAGACTAATTTCGTTGGTGCGGCGACGATTGCGCAGGTTCGGCTCTTCAACACTCATCCCACGGGAGCAGCCTTGAAGGAAGACCGCCTGCATGCACTCATGGGTGATGGCGGGATTCAGGAGTGTGGTTACGCGCAGAACTGCGTGGAGGTTTGCCCAAAGGACATCCCACTCACGAATGCCATTTCAGAAGTTAGCGGACAGGTGATGAAGCAGGCGATCAAGGATTTGTTCACCGGATAA